One segment of Ureibacillus thermophilus DNA contains the following:
- the pyrF gene encoding orotidine-5'-phosphate decarboxylase, producing MMNKPIIALDFPGEQEVFQFLNHFEEKLFVKVGMELFYQEGPDIVRKIKDLGHDIFLDLKLHDIPNTVKSAMKGLARLGVDLVNVHAAGGKQMMEAALEGLEAGSVGKRPLLIAVTQLTSTTEEQMQKEQKIPLTLLESVLHYAQLTKEAGLDGVVCSVHEAKQIAERCGEAFLRVTPGIRLLGGDAHDQKRVATPDFARENGSSYIVVGRAVTKAENVVEAYQEVCRLWEGK from the coding sequence CTGATGAATAAACCGATTATTGCTTTAGATTTTCCAGGGGAACAAGAGGTTTTCCAATTTTTGAACCATTTTGAAGAGAAGTTGTTTGTTAAAGTGGGCATGGAGCTGTTTTATCAAGAAGGTCCAGATATCGTTCGAAAAATTAAGGATTTAGGACATGACATTTTTCTCGATTTAAAATTACACGATATTCCGAATACGGTGAAATCCGCTATGAAGGGGCTAGCTCGGTTGGGCGTGGATTTAGTCAATGTCCATGCAGCTGGCGGCAAGCAAATGATGGAAGCAGCTCTTGAAGGGTTAGAGGCAGGAAGTGTTGGGAAAAGACCGTTGCTCATTGCAGTAACCCAGTTGACTTCTACTACGGAAGAACAAATGCAAAAAGAGCAAAAAATTCCTTTAACATTGTTGGAGTCGGTGCTGCATTATGCCCAGCTGACAAAAGAAGCCGGTTTGGATGGCGTCGTTTGTTCGGTTCATGAGGCAAAGCAGATTGCGGAACGTTGCGGGGAAGCATTCCTTCGTGTAACGCCAGGGATTAGACTTTTAGGCGGAGATGCCCATGACCAAAAACGGGTGGCAACCCCTGATTTTGCCCGGGAAAACGGTTCATCTTACATCGTAGTTGGACGGGCAGTGACGAAAGCGGAAAATGTAGTAGAGGCTTATCAAGAAGTATGTCGACTTTGGGAGGGAAAATAA
- the carB gene encoding carbamoyl-phosphate synthase large subunit produces MPKRTDIESILVIGSGPIVIGQAAEFDYAGTQACLALKEEGYKVILINSNPATIMTDTQIADKVYIEPITLEFVSRILRKERPDAILPTLGGQTGLNMAIELQKSGILDELGIEILGTKLEAIHKAEDREMFRQLMYELGAPVPESDIVHSVAEAKAFVEKIGYPVIVRPAFTLGGTGGGICNNEQELEEIVSSGLKYSPVKQCLLEKSIAGYKEIEFEVMRDSKNNAIVVCSMENVDPVGIHTGDSIVVAPVQTLTDREYQMLRKISLDIIRALKIEGGCNVQLALDPNSFNYYVIEVNPRVSRSSALASKATGYPIAKIAAKIAVGLTLDEIKNPVTGTTYADFEPAIDYVVAKIPRWPFDKFESAKRNLGTQMKATGEVMALGRTFEEAILKAVRSLETGHIHIDLKHADEHDDNWVEKRIKKAGDERLFFIAEAMRRGISPEQIHEWSRIDLFFLYKLKNIIEMESELQENKMDLEVLRKAKRMGFADKKIAELWGMDAREIYELRKANGIVPVYKMVDTCAAEFESATPYYYGTYEEENESIVSEKPSVIVLGSGPIRIGQGIEFDYATVHSVWAIQEAGYEAIIINSNPETVSTDFSISDKLYFEPLTIEDVMNIIDLEKPVGVVVQFGGQTAINLADKLAAHGVKILGTSLENIDRAENRDLFEQALKELEIPQPEGDTAVSLDEALTIAKRIGFPVLVRPSYVLGGRAMEIVYNEDELKHYMENAVEASPDHPVLIDRYLTGKEVEVDAISDGENVLIPGIMEHIERAGVHSGDSISVYPPQSLTKEQIDTIVDYTTRLARGLNIVGLMNIQYVISGGNVYVIEVNPRASRTVPFLSKITNIPMANVATKVILGKSIVDQCYETGLVEPKKGVYVKVPVFSFAKLRRVDITLGPEMKSTGEVMGKDETLEKALYKGLVASGMKIQPYGTVLFTVADKDKEEAVSLAKRFQAVGYRIMATEGTAKKFEEAGIRTEVVEKIGGKGKTLVDVIQNGEAQVVINTLTKGKRPARDGFRIRREAVENGIPCLTSLDTANALITVIESMTFAIQEMPKSEVYA; encoded by the coding sequence ATGCCTAAACGTACTGATATCGAAAGCATTTTAGTGATTGGTTCAGGTCCAATCGTCATTGGACAAGCAGCAGAGTTCGACTATGCCGGCACGCAAGCTTGTCTTGCTTTAAAAGAAGAAGGATATAAAGTAATTCTTATAAACTCAAACCCTGCAACGATTATGACAGATACTCAAATTGCAGACAAAGTTTATATAGAGCCAATTACTTTAGAATTTGTTTCCCGAATTTTAAGAAAAGAAAGACCAGACGCAATATTACCAACTCTCGGCGGACAAACTGGATTAAATATGGCCATTGAGCTTCAAAAATCCGGCATTTTAGATGAATTAGGAATTGAAATTTTAGGAACAAAATTGGAAGCTATCCATAAAGCGGAAGACCGTGAAATGTTCCGCCAATTAATGTATGAATTGGGTGCTCCTGTTCCGGAATCCGATATTGTGCACAGTGTGGCAGAAGCAAAAGCCTTTGTTGAAAAAATCGGCTATCCAGTGATTGTTCGACCAGCCTTTACTTTAGGGGGTACTGGAGGCGGAATTTGCAACAATGAACAAGAGTTGGAAGAAATCGTGTCAAGCGGTTTGAAATACAGCCCAGTAAAACAATGTCTACTTGAAAAATCCATTGCCGGCTATAAAGAAATTGAATTTGAGGTAATGCGCGACTCAAAAAACAATGCGATTGTTGTATGTAGCATGGAAAACGTGGACCCTGTCGGCATCCATACTGGGGATTCCATCGTTGTTGCGCCTGTCCAAACATTAACAGATCGGGAATATCAAATGCTGCGCAAGATCTCATTAGATATAATCCGCGCATTAAAAATCGAAGGTGGATGCAACGTTCAATTAGCCCTTGATCCAAACAGCTTCAACTACTATGTGATTGAAGTGAACCCGCGGGTATCCCGTTCATCTGCTTTAGCATCCAAAGCAACAGGTTACCCAATTGCAAAAATTGCGGCAAAAATTGCGGTTGGTTTAACGTTGGATGAAATTAAAAATCCTGTTACAGGTACTACATATGCAGACTTCGAACCTGCTATCGACTATGTAGTGGCAAAAATCCCGCGCTGGCCATTTGATAAATTTGAATCAGCCAAACGGAATTTAGGTACGCAAATGAAAGCGACAGGGGAAGTAATGGCTTTAGGACGCACGTTTGAAGAAGCCATTTTAAAAGCGGTGCGCTCCCTTGAAACAGGCCACATTCATATTGATTTAAAACATGCGGATGAACATGATGACAACTGGGTGGAAAAACGCATCAAAAAAGCGGGAGATGAACGATTATTCTTCATCGCTGAAGCCATGCGCCGAGGCATTTCGCCTGAACAAATCCACGAATGGTCGCGAATTGATTTATTCTTCTTGTACAAACTGAAAAATATTATCGAAATGGAATCTGAATTGCAAGAAAATAAAATGGATTTAGAAGTTTTAAGAAAAGCGAAACGCATGGGCTTTGCGGACAAGAAAATTGCTGAGCTTTGGGGTATGGACGCAAGAGAAATTTACGAATTGAGAAAAGCAAACGGCATCGTTCCAGTTTATAAAATGGTTGACACTTGCGCTGCAGAGTTTGAATCAGCAACGCCTTATTATTACGGCACGTATGAAGAAGAAAATGAATCCATCGTGAGTGAAAAACCTTCTGTCATTGTGCTTGGTTCCGGTCCAATCCGAATTGGACAAGGCATCGAGTTCGACTATGCTACAGTGCACTCTGTTTGGGCAATTCAAGAAGCAGGTTATGAGGCGATCATTATCAACTCCAACCCTGAAACGGTTTCAACAGACTTCTCGATTTCGGACAAACTTTACTTCGAACCGTTAACAATCGAAGACGTTATGAACATTATCGATTTAGAAAAACCGGTTGGCGTAGTCGTACAATTTGGTGGACAAACTGCCATTAACTTAGCGGATAAATTGGCTGCCCATGGCGTAAAAATCTTAGGTACATCCTTAGAAAACATCGACCGTGCAGAAAACCGCGATTTATTTGAACAAGCATTAAAAGAATTAGAAATTCCACAGCCTGAAGGGGATACGGCGGTTTCATTGGATGAAGCATTAACGATTGCGAAAAGAATCGGCTTCCCAGTATTAGTTCGTCCTTCTTACGTACTTGGCGGCCGTGCAATGGAAATTGTTTATAACGAAGATGAATTGAAACATTATATGGAAAATGCGGTAGAAGCTTCACCAGACCATCCAGTATTAATTGACCGCTACTTAACAGGTAAAGAAGTGGAAGTGGATGCCATTTCCGATGGCGAAAATGTGCTCATCCCTGGAATTATGGAACATATTGAACGCGCAGGGGTGCACTCCGGAGACTCCATTTCCGTATATCCGCCTCAAAGCTTAACAAAAGAACAAATCGATACGATTGTGGATTACACAACACGTTTAGCAAGAGGGTTAAATATTGTGGGATTAATGAACATTCAATACGTCATTTCCGGCGGCAATGTATATGTCATTGAGGTTAACCCACGTGCATCTAGAACAGTGCCATTTTTAAGCAAAATCACAAACATTCCAATGGCCAACGTTGCAACGAAAGTCATTTTAGGCAAATCTATTGTGGATCAATGTTATGAAACTGGCCTTGTGGAACCGAAAAAAGGTGTATATGTAAAAGTGCCGGTATTCAGCTTTGCAAAACTTCGCCGCGTAGACATCACCCTTGGACCTGAAATGAAATCAACAGGGGAAGTTATGGGTAAAGATGAAACATTAGAAAAAGCATTGTATAAAGGTTTAGTTGCTTCTGGTATGAAAATTCAGCCATATGGAACAGTGCTCTTTACGGTGGCAGATAAAGATAAAGAAGAAGCAGTAAGCCTTGCGAAACGTTTCCAAGCTGTCGGCTACCGCATTATGGCGACAGAAGGAACAGCGAAAAAATTTGAAGAGGCTGGCATCCGTACAGAAGTTGTCGAAAAAATTGGCGGCAAAGGCAAAACATTAGTGGATGTTATCCAAAACGGCGAAGCGCAAGTGGTCATCAATACATTAACAAAAGGAAAACGGCCTGCCCGCGACGGTTTCCGCATTCGTCGTGAAGCGGTTGAAAACGGCATTCCTTGCTTGACTTCATTGGATACAGCGAACGCGTTAATTACAGTGATTGAATCCATGACTTTTGCTATTCAAGAAATGCCGAAATCGGAGGTATATGCATGA
- a CDS encoding solute carrier family 23 protein, translated as MSNQVIDIHEKPSGGQLITLSFQHMFAMFGSTILVPQLVGLSPAIALLTSGIATIVFLLVTQFKVPAYLGSSFAFITPMLLVSGGLDPEGAAVNPGNAMIGAMAVGLVYAIVSLLIYKSGYKWIMRLLPAVVVGPVIMVIGLGLAGTAVDMAMNISVEQVNPNTGETELVKQYSGWHFSAALVTLFAAIIFNVYFKNILSAMPILLGLVAGYIYSAIIGIVDFTKVKEASWFALPDFLIPGVHYEFHVTTNILLAMVPIVIVTISEHIGHQLVLGKIVERNYIKDPGLHRSILGDGLGTFVSALIGGPPKTTYGENIGVLGITRVYSVYVIMGAACIAILLSFFGKAMALVQTIPTSVLGGISILLFGIIASSGLRMIVDNKVDFGKNRNMVIASVILVVGIGGAAIRISEAFSIEGMALAAIIGVILNLILPGRDKNVEEFDE; from the coding sequence ATGTCAAATCAAGTAATCGATATTCATGAAAAACCGTCAGGCGGGCAGTTGATTACATTAAGTTTTCAACATATGTTCGCAATGTTTGGATCAACGATTTTAGTGCCACAGCTTGTTGGACTAAGTCCTGCGATTGCACTGTTAACAAGTGGAATTGCAACCATCGTCTTCCTTTTAGTAACACAATTTAAAGTGCCCGCCTACTTAGGTTCATCTTTTGCTTTTATTACGCCGATGTTATTAGTATCTGGCGGGTTGGATCCAGAGGGGGCTGCCGTAAATCCTGGAAATGCAATGATTGGCGCAATGGCAGTCGGACTTGTATACGCAATTGTTTCATTATTAATTTACAAAAGCGGGTATAAGTGGATTATGAGATTATTGCCAGCTGTTGTGGTAGGGCCGGTCATCATGGTAATCGGACTTGGACTAGCTGGAACAGCAGTAGATATGGCAATGAATATTTCTGTGGAACAAGTAAATCCAAATACAGGAGAAACTGAACTGGTTAAACAATATAGCGGTTGGCATTTTTCAGCAGCATTAGTGACATTGTTTGCAGCGATTATTTTCAACGTGTACTTTAAAAATATTTTAAGCGCGATGCCAATTTTGCTTGGATTAGTGGCAGGATACATTTACTCCGCAATCATCGGCATCGTTGATTTTACGAAAGTGAAAGAAGCATCATGGTTTGCTTTGCCAGACTTTTTAATCCCTGGTGTGCATTATGAGTTTCATGTGACTACAAACATCTTGCTCGCAATGGTTCCAATCGTGATTGTAACGATTTCGGAACATATCGGACATCAATTGGTTTTAGGAAAAATCGTTGAACGAAATTACATTAAAGATCCAGGTTTGCACCGTTCAATCCTTGGGGACGGACTAGGAACATTTGTCAGTGCGTTAATCGGTGGTCCTCCAAAAACGACTTACGGTGAAAATATCGGGGTATTAGGAATTACAAGAGTATATTCTGTGTACGTGATTATGGGTGCAGCATGCATCGCCATCTTGCTTTCATTCTTCGGTAAAGCGATGGCTTTAGTGCAAACAATTCCTACTTCAGTACTTGGAGGCATTTCCATTCTGCTATTCGGAATTATCGCTTCCAGCGGTCTTCGAATGATTGTGGACAATAAAGTAGATTTTGGCAAAAACCGGAACATGGTTATAGCTTCAGTTATTTTAGTCGTTGGAATCGGCGGTGCAGCAATCCGCATTTCAGAGGCTTTTTCAATCGAAGGTATGGCACTTGCTGCAATTATTGGTGTAATTTTAAACTTAATCCTTCCTGGAAGGGATAAAAATGTAGAAGAGTTTGACGAATAA
- the pyrR gene encoding bifunctional pyr operon transcriptional regulator/uracil phosphoribosyltransferase PyrR, giving the protein MVQVTELLDAQAMNRALTRIAHEIIERNKGIDNVILVGIKTRGTHLARRLAEKIEKIEGKKVRTGELDITLYRDDLSTKFIGDGPKVQQVDIDYVVNDQKIVLVDDVLYTGRTVRAALDAVMDLGRPSQIQLAVLIDRGHRELPIRADYVGKNIPTSSSERIVVQVAEVDGKDQVTLMKTN; this is encoded by the coding sequence ATGGTTCAAGTGACAGAGCTGTTAGATGCCCAGGCAATGAATCGGGCGCTGACGAGAATTGCCCACGAAATCATTGAACGGAATAAAGGAATTGACAACGTGATTTTGGTGGGGATTAAAACTCGCGGTACTCATCTTGCAAGGAGGCTGGCTGAGAAGATTGAAAAAATCGAGGGAAAAAAAGTACGCACTGGGGAGTTAGACATTACATTATACCGAGATGATTTATCGACAAAATTTATCGGTGACGGGCCGAAAGTGCAACAGGTGGATATTGACTATGTTGTAAATGATCAAAAGATTGTCCTTGTAGATGATGTACTTTATACAGGAAGAACGGTGCGGGCCGCTTTGGATGCGGTTATGGATTTAGGCCGCCCTTCACAAATTCAGCTAGCGGTTTTAATCGACCGTGGACATAGGGAACTGCCGATTCGTGCAGATTACGTAGGAAAGAATATTCCGACCTCAAGTTCAGAAAGAATTGTTGTTCAAGTGGCAGAAGTAGATGGAAAAGATCAAGTTACGTTAATGAAAACAAATTAG
- a CDS encoding dihydroorotase, translated as MATFIENIKMLNEQGKLIETTITIDGGKIAVIGGSKPEGAQVIDGKGNFVSPGFVDVHVHLREPGFEHKETIATGTRSAARGGFTTICAMPNTKPVPDSVKNLEYVKGLIQKSAVVRVLPYGSLTMDEKGEKRTNIAELKAHGAVAFSDDGVGVQLASTMYEQMLDAAKVGAVVVAHCEDNSLIYGGVMHEGKRNKELGLPGIPSICESVQIARDVLLAEAAGARYHVCHVSTKESVRTVRDAKKAGIRVTAEVCPHHLLLEEMDIPSDDANWKMNPPLRSSEDQKALIEGLLDGTIDCIATDHAPHTQEEKCCGMVGAPFGIVGFETAFPLLFTKFVETGIFTLKQLVDWMTIKPAEIFNLPYGKIEVGASADLTIIDFNKEKTIDANEFYSKGRNTPFNGWKAKGWPIMTIFEGNVVYKEEE; from the coding sequence GTGGCAACATTTATCGAAAATATCAAAATGTTAAATGAACAAGGGAAATTGATTGAAACAACAATTACCATTGACGGTGGAAAAATTGCTGTCATCGGTGGATCCAAGCCAGAAGGAGCACAAGTGATTGATGGAAAAGGTAATTTCGTATCCCCAGGGTTTGTAGATGTGCATGTTCATTTACGGGAGCCGGGATTTGAGCATAAAGAAACGATTGCCACAGGAACTCGCTCTGCGGCAAGAGGCGGATTTACAACAATTTGTGCGATGCCAAATACAAAACCTGTACCAGACTCTGTGAAAAACCTTGAATATGTGAAAGGATTAATTCAAAAAAGCGCTGTTGTCCGAGTACTTCCTTATGGTTCCCTTACAATGGATGAAAAAGGAGAAAAGCGCACTAATATCGCAGAACTAAAAGCCCATGGTGCCGTTGCTTTTTCAGATGATGGGGTGGGTGTCCAACTGGCCTCAACTATGTACGAGCAAATGCTGGATGCGGCAAAGGTTGGCGCAGTCGTTGTTGCACACTGTGAAGATAATTCTTTAATTTACGGCGGCGTCATGCACGAAGGAAAACGCAATAAAGAACTTGGGCTTCCAGGCATTCCAAGCATTTGTGAATCGGTGCAAATCGCGCGGGACGTTTTGCTTGCCGAAGCTGCCGGTGCAAGATATCATGTATGCCATGTTTCCACGAAAGAATCCGTCCGTACGGTAAGGGATGCGAAAAAAGCAGGGATTCGCGTGACGGCTGAAGTTTGCCCACACCATTTGCTGCTTGAAGAAATGGATATTCCAAGCGATGATGCCAACTGGAAAATGAATCCGCCGTTGCGCTCATCAGAAGATCAAAAAGCATTAATCGAGGGATTGCTGGATGGCACAATTGATTGCATCGCCACAGACCACGCACCACATACCCAGGAAGAAAAATGCTGCGGCATGGTGGGTGCGCCGTTCGGAATTGTCGGTTTTGAGACAGCTTTTCCTCTTCTCTTTACAAAATTTGTCGAAACTGGCATCTTTACTTTAAAGCAATTAGTGGATTGGATGACGATCAAGCCGGCTGAAATCTTCAATCTTCCATATGGAAAAATTGAGGTAGGAGCTTCTGCGGATTTGACAATCATTGATTTTAATAAAGAAAAAACAATTGATGCCAATGAATTTTATTCAAAAGGCCGCAATACACCATTCAATGGCTGGAAGGCAAAAGGCTGGCCGATTATGACAATCTTTGAAGGAAATGTGGTTTATAAGGAGGAAGAATGA
- a CDS encoding carbamoyl phosphate synthase small subunit: protein MKKRLLILEDGTVFEGAAFGSDRASQGEVVFTTGMTGYEETLTDPSFYGQIVTFTYPLIGNYGINSDDFESIAPVVRGVVVRELTKIPSNFRSEMTLDEYLKSHDIPAIEGIDTRKLTRIIRSKGAVRAMLTQADEEVNIVEIVKRLNETPYLKNHVREVSSKMPFPSPGRGKRVVLMDFGMKKGILRELNNRHCDVLVVPYNTPAEKILSFRPEGILLSNGPGNPADVTEGIETIKQLIGKVPMFGICLGHQIIALACGAKSFKLPFGHRGANHPVKNLQTGIVEITSQNHGYAIDANSLEGTDLEITHVSLNDGTIEGLKHKKYPVFSVQFHPEASPGPEDSNYLFDEFIKLMEQAGEEKQHA from the coding sequence ATGAAAAAGCGTCTCTTAATTTTAGAAGATGGGACAGTATTTGAAGGAGCAGCGTTTGGAAGTGATCGAGCTAGTCAAGGAGAGGTTGTATTTACAACAGGGATGACTGGCTATGAAGAAACGCTTACAGACCCTTCTTTTTACGGTCAAATTGTAACATTCACTTATCCGCTTATCGGCAACTATGGAATTAACAGCGATGATTTTGAATCCATCGCTCCTGTTGTCCGCGGTGTGGTTGTGAGAGAATTAACGAAAATTCCTTCCAATTTCCGCTCAGAAATGACATTGGATGAATATTTAAAAAGTCATGATATTCCTGCAATTGAAGGAATCGATACACGGAAATTAACTCGCATCATCCGTTCAAAAGGTGCTGTACGTGCCATGTTGACTCAAGCGGACGAGGAAGTAAACATAGTTGAAATTGTGAAACGATTAAATGAAACGCCATATTTAAAAAATCATGTACGAGAAGTTTCTTCCAAAATGCCATTTCCAAGTCCGGGCAGAGGAAAACGGGTTGTTCTTATGGATTTTGGAATGAAAAAAGGCATTTTGCGGGAGTTAAATAATCGCCATTGCGATGTGCTTGTAGTTCCTTATAATACACCAGCTGAGAAAATTTTAAGCTTCCGTCCAGAAGGAATTTTATTGTCCAATGGACCAGGAAACCCTGCCGATGTGACAGAAGGTATTGAAACAATTAAACAATTAATCGGGAAAGTCCCAATGTTTGGCATTTGTTTAGGACATCAAATCATTGCGCTTGCTTGCGGTGCAAAAAGTTTTAAATTGCCTTTCGGACATCGAGGCGCCAACCATCCGGTGAAAAATCTTCAAACAGGCATCGTTGAAATAACTTCACAAAACCACGGCTATGCCATCGATGCAAACTCATTAGAAGGTACGGATTTAGAAATTACCCATGTTTCATTAAATGATGGTACAATTGAAGGATTAAAACATAAAAAATATCCAGTATTTTCTGTACAATTCCATCCGGAAGCATCACCAGGTCCGGAAGATTCAAACTATTTATTTGATGAATTCATTAAATTAATGGAACAAGCAGGGGAGGAAAAACAACATGCCTAA
- a CDS encoding aspartate carbamoyltransferase catalytic subunit encodes MKNLLSMEYLTNDEIMSIIERAREFEQGAEPKLDRSHYVANLFFEPSTRTKTSFEMAERKIGCTVIPFEAGFSSMLKGETLYDTVKTLEMIGLDAVVIRAKEDEYYRELLEGINVSVINAGDGTGQHPSQSLLDLYTIYKEFERFDGLTVTIVGDIAHSRVAKSDAIALRRLGVNVNFLCPPEWAGNFEAQYSWDGILEESDVIMLLRIQHERHDVPFSKELYHQQYGLTVEREKQMKEHAIIMHPAPVNRDVEIASELVECKRSRIFHQIHNGVFVRMAILETILKER; translated from the coding sequence ATGAAAAATTTGCTTTCAATGGAATATTTAACAAATGATGAGATAATGTCGATTATCGAGCGTGCTAGGGAATTTGAACAAGGGGCTGAACCGAAGTTGGACCGCTCCCATTATGTGGCCAATTTATTCTTTGAACCCAGCACTCGAACAAAAACGAGTTTCGAAATGGCGGAACGGAAAATCGGTTGTACAGTGATTCCTTTTGAAGCGGGATTTTCTAGCATGTTAAAAGGGGAAACATTGTACGATACGGTGAAAACTTTAGAAATGATTGGCCTCGATGCAGTGGTCATTCGGGCGAAAGAGGATGAATATTATCGCGAACTGCTTGAAGGAATTAATGTCTCTGTCATCAATGCAGGCGATGGAACAGGCCAGCATCCTTCCCAAAGTTTGCTGGATTTATACACGATTTATAAAGAATTCGAACGATTTGATGGACTGACGGTGACGATAGTTGGGGATATTGCCCATAGCCGCGTGGCAAAATCCGATGCCATTGCATTACGGAGGCTTGGTGTGAATGTCAATTTCCTTTGTCCTCCAGAGTGGGCTGGCAATTTTGAGGCGCAGTATTCTTGGGATGGGATTCTTGAAGAAAGTGATGTCATTATGCTGCTCCGCATTCAACATGAACGACATGATGTGCCGTTTTCAAAAGAACTTTATCATCAACAATATGGATTAACGGTTGAACGTGAAAAACAAATGAAAGAACATGCTATCATCATGCATCCTGCACCGGTGAACCGAGATGTGGAGATTGCTTCAGAATTAGTGGAATGCAAGCGTTCAAGAATTTTCCATCAAATACACAATGGCGTATTTGTTCGAATGGCAATTCTGGAAACAATATTGAAGGAGAGATAA
- a CDS encoding dihydroorotate dehydrogenase electron transfer subunit: MIQQERMTVVCQREIAKNIFEMTLQGQIVQEMTPGQFVHIRVSNLLEPLLRRPISIASIQKEANEFTIIYRAQGRGTNVLSQKQIGDEVDVLGPLGNGFPVEAVDKGGTALLVGGGIGVPPLYELSKQLNARGVRTIHVLGFQTEEFAFYEEEFTQLGETYYVTDDGSKGFKGFVTDLLDELQLDFDVFYSCGPLPMLRALSSMYEDKKGYISLEERMGCGIGACFACICETNEGQEKNYVKICSDGPVFEKGVVKI, from the coding sequence ATGATTCAACAAGAACGCATGACCGTCGTTTGCCAAAGAGAGATTGCGAAAAATATTTTCGAAATGACGCTACAAGGACAAATTGTTCAGGAGATGACTCCTGGACAATTTGTTCATATACGAGTTTCAAATTTGCTCGAACCACTCCTTCGACGTCCAATCAGCATCGCAAGCATTCAAAAAGAGGCAAATGAATTTACCATTATTTATCGTGCTCAAGGAAGAGGAACTAATGTGTTATCCCAAAAACAAATTGGCGATGAAGTGGATGTATTAGGCCCCCTTGGCAATGGGTTCCCGGTTGAAGCGGTTGATAAAGGAGGAACAGCCCTTCTTGTCGGCGGTGGCATCGGTGTTCCCCCTTTATATGAATTGTCCAAACAGTTAAATGCTCGAGGCGTCCGCACCATCCACGTATTAGGCTTCCAAACAGAAGAGTTTGCCTTTTATGAAGAGGAATTTACGCAATTAGGCGAAACCTATTACGTGACGGACGACGGTTCAAAAGGATTTAAAGGATTTGTGACGGATTTATTGGATGAATTACAGCTGGATTTTGATGTCTTTTATTCTTGTGGACCGCTTCCAATGCTCAGGGCCCTTTCATCCATGTATGAAGATAAAAAAGGTTATATTTCATTGGAAGAGCGGATGGGCTGCGGCATTGGTGCATGTTTTGCGTGCATCTGTGAAACGAATGAAGGGCAGGAGAAAAATTACGTGAAAATTTGTTCGGATGGTCCGGTCTTTGAGAAAGGAGTTGTGAAAATATGA
- a CDS encoding dihydroorotate dehydrogenase, translated as MNRLDIQLPGLDLKNPIMPASGCFGFGREYAKLYDLSQLGAIMIKATTLEPRLGNPTPRVAETPAGMLNAIGLQNPGLEKVMAEELPWLERFDVPIIANVAGSTTEDYVEVARRISTAPNVKALELNISCPNVKKGGITFGTDPVIARELVEQVKAVSKVPVYVKLSPNVTSIAEMAQAVEIAGADGITMINTLLGMRLDEKTGKPLISNVTGGLSGPAVKPVALRMVYEVYKAVDIPIIGMGGVSSVQDVIDFMSVGASAVAVGTMNFVDPFICPKLIDELPAKLDELGVKHMKEIIGRSHR; from the coding sequence ATGAATCGTTTAGATATCCAACTCCCTGGTTTAGATTTAAAAAATCCAATTATGCCTGCTTCCGGCTGTTTTGGATTTGGACGTGAATATGCTAAGTTGTACGACCTTTCCCAGTTGGGCGCTATCATGATTAAAGCAACGACTTTAGAGCCTCGTCTTGGAAATCCGACACCTCGCGTAGCGGAAACTCCTGCTGGGATGTTAAATGCGATTGGTTTGCAAAACCCAGGGCTTGAGAAAGTGATGGCGGAAGAATTGCCTTGGCTCGAACGTTTTGATGTGCCAATCATTGCAAATGTGGCAGGTTCAACGACAGAGGATTATGTGGAAGTGGCCCGCCGCATTTCGACTGCGCCCAATGTAAAAGCGTTGGAATTAAATATTTCTTGCCCGAATGTCAAAAAAGGGGGCATTACGTTCGGAACGGATCCGGTCATTGCCCGGGAACTGGTCGAACAAGTAAAGGCCGTTTCTAAAGTGCCGGTATATGTGAAACTTTCTCCGAATGTAACAAGTATTGCAGAAATGGCTCAAGCGGTTGAAATTGCCGGTGCTGACGGCATCACGATGATTAATACCTTGCTTGGCATGCGCCTTGATGAAAAAACAGGAAAACCATTGATTTCCAATGTAACGGGAGGTTTATCTGGTCCAGCCGTTAAACCGGTTGCTTTGCGCATGGTCTATGAAGTATATAAAGCAGTGGATATTCCGATTATCGGCATGGGCGGTGTGTCTTCTGTCCAAGACGTGATTGACTTTATGTCTGTTGGTGCGTCGGCGGTGGCAGTAGGAACGATGAACTTTGTCGACCCATTCATCTGTCCAAAATTAATTGATGAACTTCCGGCGAAATTGGATGAACTTGGAGTGAAACACATGAAAGAAATTATCGGAAGGAGTCACCGCTGA